The following coding sequences are from one Clupea harengus unplaced genomic scaffold, Ch_v2.0.2, whole genome shotgun sequence window:
- the cldnk gene encoding claudin k — protein MATTGMQLLGLVLSIIGWVGGFLVCTLPMWRVTAFIGNNIVTAQITWEGLWMNCIVQSTGEIQCKVYDSLLALPSDMQAARGFTVLSVLLCCLGITLGVLGIKCTKCVGHPSLEARLARISGALFVIAGFLYIVPVCWAAHSIIRDFYDPYVAAPHKRELGPALYLGWGASALMLIGGSLLYAGSSPPGIPSSPTFSSGDSSPRRGGGAGQVKGYV, from the coding sequence ATGGCAACTACGGGCATGCAGCTTCTGGGCCTAGTCCTGTCCATCATCGGCTGGGTCGGCGGCTTCCTGGTGTGCACACTTCCAATGTGGCGGGTCACCGCCTTCATCGGCAACAACATCGTGACGGCGCAGATCACGTGGGAGGGCCTGTGGATGAATTGCATTGTGCAAAGCACAGGCGAGATCCAGTGCAAGGTGTACGACAGCCTGCTGGCCTTGCCCAGCGACATGCAGGCGGCCCGCGGCTTCACCGTGCTCTCCGTGCTCCTGTGCTGCCTGGGTATCACCCTGGGCGTGCTGGGCATCAAGTGCACCAAGTGCGTGGGTCACCCAAGCCTGGAGGCACGCCTGGCCCGTATCTCCGGCGCACTCTTCGTCATCGCGGGGTTCCTCTACATTGTGCCCGTCTGCTGGGCCGCCCACTCCATCATCAGGGATTTCTACGACCCATACGTGGCCGCCCCACACAAGCGTGAGCTGGGCCCCGCTCTCTACCTGGGCTGGGGGGCCTCGGCCCTGATGCTCATCGGGGGCTCACTGCTCTATGCTGGCTCCAGCCCCCCGGGGATTCCTTCCTCACCCACCTTCAGTAGCGGTGACAGTAGCCCCCGCCGGGGAGGGGGGGCCGGGCAGGTCAAAGGTTACGTCTAA